One window of uncultured Methanoregula sp. genomic DNA carries:
- a CDS encoding HD domain-containing protein: protein MKIIRDLVHGYIPLNENDIKIIDTPHFQRLKRIRQTGFYSPYPCANHTRFEHSLGVMYLGTKVLESIKEKSGTNAKKFTESLQNTTRYACLLHDVGHAPFSHIGESFFDKDALRTELCNELTSQIGTNRFTGAGGASHELCSCIVSLKKFGTDLISFDVDLELFCRMITGEKLNQGKAFENSLISILNSPTDVDKLDFVLRDSQMSGAQIVTLDVDRLISSYIFHNNTLAFSGKSLSTISSLIYGRDAVYTWIVNHHISIYSNCIFKRLIANSMSAREKKDFFSSDSIISNLIDDYDLIRIIRLKKDSNADIKIMYDNLFDRNYYTSLWKTKFEFEKILGSMNQDIFIETVRPFKENLEKLESIIVNRHPDLFTLGDFYMAFADFKPFIPIDGQEIYLKINDGESRFRDVFHNSIHKTTTKELPYIFVKDDSVKANFTTLLRNIDEIRAWEQIN from the coding sequence ATGAAAATTATCAGAGATCTTGTTCATGGATATATTCCGTTGAATGAAAATGATATCAAGATAATCGACACTCCTCATTTTCAAAGATTAAAAAGAATTCGTCAAACAGGGTTCTATTCACCCTATCCATGCGCAAACCATACTCGGTTCGAGCATTCTTTGGGAGTAATGTATCTTGGAACGAAGGTGCTAGAATCAATTAAGGAGAAATCTGGAACCAACGCTAAGAAATTTACTGAATCTTTACAAAATACTACAAGATACGCCTGTTTACTTCATGATGTTGGTCATGCTCCGTTTTCCCATATTGGTGAGAGTTTTTTTGATAAAGATGCATTAAGAACCGAACTCTGTAATGAACTGACATCGCAAATCGGTACAAATCGGTTTACTGGCGCTGGTGGAGCAAGTCATGAATTGTGTAGCTGTATTGTTTCCCTAAAAAAATTCGGTACCGATTTAATTTCTTTTGATGTCGATTTGGAACTATTTTGCCGAATGATCACTGGAGAAAAATTAAATCAGGGAAAAGCTTTTGAAAATTCTCTCATTTCAATACTTAATTCTCCTACCGATGTCGATAAATTGGACTTTGTTCTCAGAGATTCTCAAATGTCTGGAGCTCAAATCGTCACGTTAGATGTTGATAGGCTTATATCATCATATATTTTTCATAACAATACGTTAGCATTTTCCGGTAAATCTTTGAGTACCATTTCAAGTTTGATTTATGGAAGAGATGCGGTTTATACTTGGATTGTTAATCACCACATCTCAATTTATTCGAATTGTATTTTTAAACGTTTAATTGCAAATTCGATGTCTGCTAGGGAAAAAAAAGATTTTTTTTCAAGCGATTCAATCATTTCAAATCTGATTGACGACTATGATTTGATTCGTATTATTCGACTAAAAAAAGACAGTAACGCCGATATCAAAATAATGTATGATAATTTGTTTGATAGAAACTATTATACCTCGCTTTGGAAGACAAAATTTGAATTTGAAAAAATCCTCGGATCCATGAATCAAGATATTTTTATTGAAACGGTTCGACCATTTAAAGAAAATTTAGAAAAATTAGAATCGATAATTGTGAATCGCCACCCTGATCTATTTACTCTTGGTGATTTTTATATGGCATTTGCGGATTTTAAGCCGTTCATTCCAATCGATGGTCAGGAAATTTATTTAAAGATAAATGACGGCGAAAGTCGTTTCCGAGATGTTTTTCACAATAGCATTCATAAAACAACAACAAAAGAATTACCGTACATATTTGTCAAAGATGATTCCGTGAAGGCCAATTTCACAACGTTATTAAGGAATATCGATGAAATTCGAGCCTGGGAACAGATCAATTGA
- a CDS encoding halocin C8-like domain-containing protein — protein MQILKKKPKEVTVIKSVEESTPGIRTIHGDYEITFEDKQKETQHSYVEIRGSLLKEATILSTYSTVDGAFQSSIHYTVLEDAEKFKRVHLKGATIHPDGTVKEFDSELKLPKTTVCDACKILFNVACAVGCGVGITALCVLAGITTIVGGILCAAVAAAVCWFISEYGCSPGAQSACTQLGYC, from the coding sequence ATGCAGATTCTGAAGAAAAAACCAAAAGAGGTTACCGTAATCAAATCGGTCGAAGAATCAACCCCGGGAATCAGGACAATCCATGGGGACTATGAGATTACCTTTGAGGACAAGCAAAAGGAAACGCAGCATTCCTATGTTGAAATACGGGGCTCGCTTCTCAAGGAGGCAACGATCCTTTCAACATACAGTACCGTTGATGGAGCATTCCAGTCATCGATCCATTACACCGTCCTGGAGGATGCAGAAAAATTCAAACGCGTACATCTGAAAGGCGCCACAATCCACCCGGACGGAACGGTCAAGGAATTCGATTCCGAACTCAAACTGCCCAAAACAACGGTCTGTGACGCATGCAAGATTTTGTTTAATGTTGCATGCGCAGTCGGATGCGGGGTGGGTATTACGGCATTGTGTGTCCTTGCCGGCATTACAACCATCGTTGGCGGAATATTGTGTGCAGCAGTTGCTGCGGCAGTTTGCTGGTTCATCAGCGAATACGGATGCAGCCCGGGTGCCCAGTCTGCATGCACACAACTTGGATATTGTTAA
- a CDS encoding ribonuclease III domain-containing protein encodes MDPAKIQELEHRLGYSFKNPKELHRALTHPSFAKEEREKKTGAKDCPDQAIYATLGDAVLKAGLISILLEKGMETKGDITISKTDLENNLQLAKVGKELRLLEDKLIQHKVGIDEKLKEGSVAVLSDTVEALIGAIFIDSNYSMDAVIQCISTLFVTEIKEMEVKYRQ; translated from the coding sequence ATGGACCCGGCCAAGATCCAGGAACTCGAACATCGTTTGGGATATTCATTCAAGAACCCGAAAGAATTGCATCGGGCTCTCACCCATCCATCATTTGCAAAAGAAGAAAGGGAGAAAAAGACCGGGGCAAAGGATTGCCCGGATCAGGCGATATATGCAACGTTGGGGGATGCTGTTTTAAAGGCAGGACTGATCTCCATCCTCCTCGAAAAAGGAATGGAAACCAAAGGGGATATTACTATTTCAAAAACAGATCTTGAAAATAATTTGCAACTCGCAAAAGTCGGGAAAGAACTCCGCCTTCTCGAAGATAAATTAATTCAGCATAAAGTCGGGATAGATGAAAAGCTAAAGGAAGGATCTGTTGCGGTTTTATCTGACACGGTCGAGGCACTAATTGGTGCAATTTTTATTGATAGCAACTATTCGATGGATGCTGTCATACAGTGCATTTCGACGCTATTTGTAACAGAAATAAAAGAAATGGAAGTGAAATACCGCCAGTGA
- a CDS encoding ATP-binding protein: MKSKISFTNATFGSRLLETITDGLYDGNVNCIKEYVQNSIDSKAKNIEIFFENGNLDLIIKDDGNGMVYDKLVDALKIGKSDKGESEVGWRGIGIWSGISASEKLVIITKAKKHSPLKVVIDNNNIRSQYDSERDAIDILNESINEVEEVRLAQGETLEESQYTIVRLESILYPQQFFFTPEKIEIFLAKTVPSPFNSDFKLGSKINSILESYEIPVPTVNIYFQGKKIFRPPYNDNVYSDEITIKEFVVNNELIAIGWFLTVNTNDQRKWPDAGIIIKKKGFTTGDENLISTIFTGHFYRWQFGEIHVISDKIRENAARSRFEYNGGIVHEFIKSIEEYISNFQQFNRFKSAKIPDRTIRKAEKSLEDGDLVTARNAIEKVRESLANNPSIPSDTSFKGIISTVKREEKNRQSVLKNLDVQYQKAKESSKTEQVRIKREHYLGTIGNCRPAVKKQFEKISKKPIEKLEINVMEPVKDLLQSKTGLKINEFKELSKESFGWGGVSPGNKDPLITIDPLFNKNNPDKMRRDRNMRFGVLIYALQDLLVNIPKHESGQQSFEWFENTTEEEKYKILSEMAAVVDFSYRFIENAKQYK; the protein is encoded by the coding sequence ATGAAGTCAAAAATTTCCTTTACAAATGCAACATTTGGATCTCGATTGCTTGAAACAATCACTGATGGTCTTTATGATGGAAATGTAAATTGCATTAAAGAGTATGTTCAAAATTCAATCGATTCAAAAGCAAAAAACATTGAAATTTTTTTTGAAAATGGGAATCTGGATTTGATTATCAAAGATGATGGAAATGGGATGGTATATGATAAATTAGTTGATGCGCTGAAAATTGGAAAATCAGATAAAGGTGAATCAGAAGTCGGATGGAGAGGAATTGGTATATGGAGTGGTATTTCCGCATCAGAAAAATTAGTGATCATTACTAAGGCAAAAAAGCATTCTCCCTTAAAAGTTGTGATTGATAATAATAATATTCGATCTCAATATGACTCAGAGCGAGATGCTATTGATATCTTGAATGAATCAATTAATGAAGTAGAGGAAGTTAGGTTAGCACAAGGAGAAACCCTAGAAGAATCACAATATACTATTGTAAGATTGGAGTCCATTTTATATCCACAACAGTTTTTTTTCACACCAGAAAAAATTGAAATTTTTCTAGCAAAAACCGTACCTTCTCCATTCAATAGTGATTTTAAACTGGGATCAAAAATTAACTCGATTCTGGAAAGTTATGAGATTCCTGTTCCGACTGTGAATATTTATTTTCAAGGGAAAAAAATTTTCAGACCGCCATATAATGATAATGTTTATTCTGATGAAATTACAATAAAAGAATTTGTTGTCAATAACGAATTAATAGCGATTGGATGGTTTCTCACAGTAAATACAAATGATCAGCGAAAATGGCCTGATGCCGGTATTATCATTAAGAAGAAAGGTTTTACAACCGGTGATGAGAATTTAATTAGCACGATTTTTACCGGCCATTTTTATCGTTGGCAATTTGGAGAAATCCATGTTATTTCTGATAAGATCCGGGAAAATGCTGCGAGAAGTAGATTTGAGTATAATGGTGGCATTGTTCATGAATTTATAAAATCTATTGAGGAATATATCAGTAATTTTCAACAATTTAACCGATTTAAATCTGCCAAAATCCCGGATAGAACGATCAGAAAAGCTGAAAAATCTTTAGAAGATGGGGATTTAGTTACAGCGAGAAATGCGATTGAAAAAGTTCGTGAAAGCCTTGCAAATAATCCATCTATTCCTTCAGACACTTCATTCAAGGGAATTATTTCAACAGTTAAAAGAGAAGAAAAAAACCGCCAATCAGTACTCAAAAATCTTGATGTACAATATCAAAAAGCAAAGGAATCGAGTAAGACAGAACAAGTACGAATAAAAAGAGAGCATTATTTAGGAACTATCGGAAATTGTCGACCTGCGGTTAAAAAACAGTTTGAAAAAATTAGTAAAAAGCCAATTGAAAAATTAGAGATTAATGTTATGGAACCAGTCAAAGACCTCCTACAAAGTAAAACGGGTTTAAAAATTAATGAATTTAAAGAACTATCAAAAGAATCCTTTGGTTGGGGCGGTGTTTCACCTGGTAATAAAGATCCCTTGATAACAATTGATCCGTTATTTAATAAAAATAATCCGGATAAAATGCGAAGAGATCGAAATATGCGATTTGGTGTGTTGATTTATGCATTGCAGGATTTGCTAGTTAATATCCCCAAACATGAATCTGGACAACAATCATTTGAATGGTTTGAAAATACAACTGAAGAAGAGAAATATAAAATTTTAAGTGAGATGGCTGCTGTCGTAGATTTTTCATATCGATTTATTGAAAATGCGAAACAATATAAATAA
- a CDS encoding pre-peptidase C-terminal domain-containing protein, with protein MRVSGICLAILICAIVLVSGVSAKDVDSKKGYSVTPAGNLILPAIMSPMSVGTITQGETDWYSFYVSQGTASLTMDLNWGYAPDSLTLTVLAPDSTLGPFYDSSDGTTNGRITLIASQQGGLTPGTWKFKVYGENVLGTQSYNFVTY; from the coding sequence ATGAGAGTATCCGGAATTTGTCTCGCAATCCTGATCTGCGCTATCGTGCTCGTATCAGGAGTATCTGCAAAGGATGTCGATTCGAAAAAGGGGTATTCCGTGACCCCGGCGGGAAACCTGATCCTGCCTGCGATCATGTCACCCATGAGCGTGGGAACTATTACCCAGGGTGAGACTGACTGGTATTCATTCTATGTCTCCCAGGGAACTGCATCCCTTACAATGGACCTGAACTGGGGATATGCCCCGGATTCCCTTACCCTTACGGTCCTTGCACCAGATTCTACCCTTGGCCCATTTTATGATAGTTCGGACGGGACAACGAACGGAAGGATCACCCTGATTGCCTCACAACAAGGCGGACTCACACCGGGAACGTGGAAATTCAAAGTGTACGGGGAGAATGTACTGGGAACCCAGAGTTATAATTTTGTCACTTATTAA
- a CDS encoding DGQHR domain-containing protein yields MICSSCGFEIKGKRHGPYDGRYVCNKCWNNPALFFPDKMNDTIDKIAHNEITSDFNKLSVIEIIDIYRNHPKIHSQNLEEIWRKISNVNLKIKVIKIQQKGMPLYIGKIQAKDLLLLATSEQWRDEALDGYQREKFREKTSEIRKYLEGCSISIVPALLASFGNSKFNSINDDFGTLEIPLRPGVISILDGQQRTGGFEEVYKEIKRLQMKHSMPNREEQIQKLTDLLSFEIPIVFVDSKAIVERMKKESNGQQNIKQTELEGAFFFIINKTQKPVNPSLKDELAYKTLKAGITGIPVIEKEKWRTEIVPVVNELNKTSSPFEGLINLGGTTSNGHPVPLFSFVSSLKPLFDNKKFKMLNFDQKKIFLINYWAFIREMFPETFDQKTRKQFLMLRTTSIYAFNYLSSDIYSWCLNEGIDPFEKESIKKFLGPISDFDWDKNTSPFAFLGGGKGVRKAHIVLLNVLSERGIIQAKELMNSK; encoded by the coding sequence ATGATTTGTTCATCATGTGGATTTGAAATTAAAGGAAAGCGTCATGGTCCTTACGATGGGAGATATGTTTGTAACAAATGCTGGAATAACCCTGCACTATTCTTCCCTGATAAGATGAATGATACAATTGACAAGATTGCGCATAATGAGATAACGAGCGATTTCAACAAACTAAGTGTTATTGAAATAATTGATATCTATCGCAACCATCCAAAAATCCACTCTCAAAATCTTGAAGAGATTTGGAGAAAAATCTCAAATGTCAATTTGAAAATCAAAGTTATAAAAATTCAGCAAAAGGGTATGCCCCTCTATATTGGGAAAATTCAGGCAAAAGACCTCTTATTACTCGCGACATCGGAGCAATGGAGAGATGAAGCATTAGACGGATATCAAAGAGAGAAATTTCGGGAAAAAACGAGTGAGATACGAAAGTATCTCGAAGGTTGTTCAATCTCGATCGTTCCCGCACTATTAGCCAGTTTTGGCAATTCAAAATTTAATTCAATTAATGATGATTTTGGAACCCTGGAAATTCCTTTAAGGCCGGGTGTAATCTCAATTTTAGATGGTCAACAAAGAACCGGGGGCTTTGAGGAAGTTTACAAAGAAATTAAACGATTACAGATGAAGCATTCAATGCCAAATCGTGAAGAGCAAATACAAAAATTAACGGATTTATTATCTTTTGAAATCCCCATTGTTTTTGTCGATTCAAAAGCGATTGTCGAGAGAATGAAAAAGGAGTCAAATGGCCAGCAAAATATCAAACAAACAGAACTCGAAGGCGCGTTTTTCTTTATCATAAATAAAACTCAGAAACCGGTCAACCCCTCTTTAAAAGATGAATTGGCATATAAAACGTTAAAGGCGGGTATAACCGGTATACCTGTCATTGAAAAAGAGAAGTGGAGAACGGAAATTGTTCCGGTTGTTAACGAATTAAATAAAACGTCTTCACCATTCGAGGGACTTATCAATCTTGGTGGCACGACAAGTAATGGCCATCCTGTCCCATTATTCTCATTTGTATCTTCATTAAAACCTCTTTTTGATAATAAAAAATTTAAAATGCTCAATTTTGATCAAAAAAAGATATTTTTAATAAATTATTGGGCGTTTATCCGGGAAATGTTCCCTGAAACTTTTGATCAAAAAACACGAAAGCAATTCCTGATGCTTCGAACAACTTCGATTTATGCGTTCAATTATCTATCAAGTGACATCTATTCCTGGTGTCTTAACGAAGGAATTGATCCCTTTGAAAAAGAATCGATAAAAAAATTCCTCGGCCCTATTAGTGATTTTGATTGGGATAAAAATACGTCACCATTTGCATTTTTAGGTGGGGGAAAAGGAGTGAGAAAAGCACATATTGTTTTGCTCAATGTCTTGAGTGAGAGGGGGATAATTCAGGCAAAAGAATTAATGAATTCTAAATAA
- a CDS encoding phospholipase D family protein — MKINQNIEKTISQYLQDYLSNNKSATVKELIENYSAIPTITESEIRHVIIDAANKGFLNINNLIGESRDQATVFLVETIPHRKEIDGVKIVISKPRLRELGLVNIQQRNDQIDTIDCFRTLIDSSTQIIRICSPFMQSDVVDDDAFPDLISCMTNALNRNVRIRILSRDLKTRGEREIAWIRDLAKDLKKENNLTIVDYHLLSESGKILSSTHAKLIISDDKLAYVGSAELRKNSLIANFEVGCLLSGSQVTGLCEIFDTMYSKGTVLT, encoded by the coding sequence ATGAAGATAAATCAGAATATTGAAAAAACAATTTCACAATATCTTCAGGATTACCTTTCGAATAATAAATCTGCAACTGTCAAAGAACTTATAGAGAATTATTCCGCCATTCCGACAATAACAGAATCAGAAATTAGGCACGTAATAATCGACGCTGCCAACAAAGGTTTCCTCAATATCAATAACCTGATCGGAGAATCTCGCGATCAAGCAACCGTTTTTCTCGTAGAAACTATTCCGCATAGAAAAGAGATAGATGGGGTTAAAATTGTAATTTCAAAGCCAAGATTGCGAGAGTTAGGATTGGTAAATATTCAACAGAGAAATGATCAGATCGACACTATTGATTGTTTTCGGACACTCATTGATTCATCAACACAAATCATCAGAATTTGTTCACCATTCATGCAATCTGATGTAGTTGATGATGACGCTTTCCCGGATTTAATTAGCTGTATGACTAATGCTCTTAATCGGAACGTCAGAATACGGATTCTCTCAAGGGATTTGAAAACAAGAGGAGAGCGAGAGATTGCATGGATTCGAGACTTAGCAAAGGACCTGAAAAAAGAAAATAATCTCACTATTGTTGACTATCATTTATTATCTGAATCTGGAAAAATTTTGTCAAGCACACATGCGAAACTAATTATTTCCGATGACAAATTGGCCTATGTTGGTAGCGCAGAATTGAGAAAGAACAGTTTAATCGCTAACTTCGAAGTAGGATGTCTATTATCCGGATCTCAAGTCACGGGTTTGTGTGAAATTTTTGATACTATGTACTCGAAAGGGACCGTTTTGACATGA
- a CDS encoding winged helix-turn-helix transcriptional regulator — MRSRFVWSAALLFFILAGIAPVAAAAMGSYTIAPISPDGITGISHDPVPISFWDLSLREMLIALCLSLCPLLVQPVELFFFLKLMAALGYRRAERDAILKNRNRQKIYDSIAANPGIKFHALERLSGMKEGTLKYHLLVLSARRRIVSYGSGVSLRYFENNGRYSELEKKVFLHLQNPTTRRILEILATSPEFSRKDIARIMGIAGPSITWHTKRLSGDGIITTRKNGRGVRYTLCPDGANIFKQLFGLDAGMATGSAVVEEGPGK, encoded by the coding sequence ATGAGATCCCGGTTCGTGTGGTCAGCTGCACTCCTTTTTTTTATTCTTGCAGGGATTGCGCCAGTCGCTGCTGCCGCTATGGGCAGTTATACTATTGCGCCAATCTCTCCCGATGGGATAACCGGGATATCCCACGACCCCGTGCCGATATCGTTCTGGGACCTTTCCCTGCGGGAGATGCTCATTGCATTATGCCTGTCTCTTTGCCCGCTGCTCGTGCAACCGGTCGAGCTCTTCTTCTTCCTGAAGCTGATGGCGGCCCTAGGGTACCGGAGAGCTGAACGGGACGCTATCCTGAAAAACCGGAACCGCCAGAAGATCTACGACTCTATAGCGGCAAATCCGGGCATTAAATTCCATGCACTGGAACGGTTGTCCGGCATGAAAGAGGGAACCCTGAAGTATCACCTGCTGGTCCTTTCGGCCAGGAGGAGGATTGTCTCGTACGGCAGCGGGGTGTCCCTGCGCTATTTCGAGAACAACGGCCGGTACAGTGAACTGGAGAAGAAGGTGTTTCTGCACCTGCAGAACCCGACGACCCGCAGGATCCTTGAGATCCTCGCCACTTCCCCGGAATTCTCCCGCAAGGATATCGCAAGGATCATGGGCATTGCCGGTCCGTCGATCACATGGCACACGAAGCGGTTATCCGGCGACGGGATCATCACGACCCGGAAAAACGGGAGAGGTGTCCGGTATACTCTCTGCCCGGATGGTGCGAATATTTTCAAACAGCTTTTCGGGCTGGATGCCGGGATGGCAACCGGGAGCGCGGTTGTGGAAGAGGGACCTGGGAAGTGA